The Bacillus carboniphilus genome contains a region encoding:
- a CDS encoding glycogen biosynthesis protein GlgD, translated as MKKRSKQNNPEQKTNNGVNNFDTEMAKEHDQVLAVKKKNAKRGQPDRSKTN; from the coding sequence ATGAAGAAACGTTCGAAGCAAAACAACCCTGAACAAAAAACAAACAATGGTGTTAACAATTTTGACACTGAAATGGCTAAGGAGCATGACCAAGTCTTAGCAGTAAAAAAGAAAAATGCTAAAAGAGGTCAACCGGATCGATCTAAGACGAATTAG
- a CDS encoding class I SAM-dependent methyltransferase has product MKLERILPFARKIIESAVLEGDIVVDATVGNGHDTLFLARLVGNTGKVYGFDIQKEAIETTRDRLQEHEMTDQVLLFQKGHEHVLDFIPPLHHKKITGAIFNLGYLPGGDKSIVTRPKTTIAAVEQLLSVMPSEAVIVLVIYPGHFDGAVERDYIVRYVEKLDQQFVHVLRYQFINQTNNPPFIIALEKI; this is encoded by the coding sequence ATGAAGTTAGAAAGAATATTACCTTTTGCAAGGAAAATTATAGAGAGTGCCGTTTTAGAAGGGGATATTGTGGTAGATGCTACAGTTGGAAACGGACACGATACGTTATTTCTCGCTCGGCTTGTAGGGAATACTGGAAAAGTGTACGGGTTTGATATTCAGAAAGAGGCTATTGAAACGACAAGAGACCGCCTTCAGGAGCACGAAATGACTGATCAAGTCCTCTTATTTCAAAAAGGTCATGAGCATGTCCTCGATTTTATTCCCCCTCTACATCATAAGAAAATTACGGGGGCTATTTTTAATCTGGGCTACCTACCAGGTGGGGATAAATCTATTGTTACAAGACCCAAGACTACGATTGCAGCAGTAGAACAACTATTATCTGTAATGCCCTCTGAGGCTGTCATTGTCCTAGTGATTTATCCTGGCCATTTTGATGGTGCAGTTGAGCGTGATTACATCGTTCGCTATGTAGAAAAATTAGACCAACAATTCGTCCATGTTTTAAGGTATCAATTTATTAACCAAACGAATAATCCACCTTTTATTATTGCATTAGAAAAAATCTAG
- a CDS encoding NAD(P)/FAD-dependent oxidoreductase — translation MYDCLVIGGGPSGLMASIAAGESGAKVLLLDKGNKLGRKLAISGGGRCNVTNRLPIDEIIQHIPGNGRFLYSAFSVFNNEDIIEFFENLGVQLKEEDHGRMFPVTDKAQSVVNALLHKMDELGVETRTNTPVKDVHYNVDGCHQVELMTGEIIKTRTVILAVGGKSVPHTGSTGDGYAWAEKAGHTVTELYPTEVPLTSNETFIKDKTLQGLSLRDVALSVINPKGKPLITHKMDMIFTHFGISGPAVLRCSQFVVKAMKKWNLEAVSVSIDAIPEKNVEQLFQEVSTMLKDEPKKALKNVLKGFLPERYLHFLLELAELDPGESGNHVNYEKLRTFIQLSKGFTFKVNGTLPLEKAFVTGGGVSIKEIEPKMMKSKFQDGLYFCGEILDIHGYTGGYNITSALVTGRLAGLNAAEEAKFANEYL, via the coding sequence ATGTATGATTGTTTAGTTATAGGCGGTGGTCCTTCCGGTTTGATGGCGAGCATTGCCGCAGGAGAAAGTGGAGCTAAGGTTTTACTTTTAGATAAAGGTAATAAATTAGGAAGAAAGCTGGCGATTTCAGGTGGGGGGCGTTGTAACGTGACGAACCGTCTCCCAATAGATGAAATTATTCAACACATCCCTGGGAATGGTCGCTTTTTATATAGTGCTTTTTCTGTTTTTAATAATGAGGACATCATTGAATTCTTTGAAAATTTGGGAGTCCAATTAAAAGAAGAAGACCATGGTAGGATGTTTCCTGTAACGGATAAAGCGCAGTCCGTGGTGAATGCCCTTTTACATAAAATGGACGAGCTCGGTGTGGAAACCCGGACGAACACCCCTGTTAAGGATGTCCATTATAATGTCGATGGTTGTCATCAAGTTGAACTGATGACTGGAGAGATTATAAAAACACGTACCGTAATTCTTGCGGTGGGAGGAAAATCAGTTCCTCATACTGGATCAACAGGAGACGGTTACGCATGGGCTGAAAAAGCTGGTCACACAGTCACTGAGCTGTATCCAACCGAGGTTCCTCTCACATCAAATGAGACGTTTATTAAAGATAAAACCCTTCAAGGCTTATCTTTAAGAGATGTAGCTCTTAGTGTAATCAATCCAAAAGGGAAGCCACTCATTACTCACAAAATGGATATGATTTTTACCCACTTTGGAATTTCTGGGCCTGCTGTCCTTCGCTGCAGTCAATTCGTAGTTAAAGCTATGAAGAAATGGAACCTCGAAGCAGTATCAGTCTCCATAGATGCGATTCCGGAAAAAAATGTAGAACAGCTTTTCCAAGAGGTATCCACTATGCTTAAGGATGAACCAAAGAAAGCATTAAAGAATGTTTTAAAAGGTTTCCTACCAGAACGGTACCTTCATTTTTTATTAGAACTGGCTGAACTAGACCCCGGAGAGTCTGGCAATCATGTCAACTATGAAAAATTGCGAACCTTTATCCAGCTTTCCAAAGGATTCACATTCAAAGTAAATGGGACTCTTCCGCTTGAAAAAGCATTCGTCACGGGTGGTGGAGTATCGATTAAAGAGATTGAGCCTAAAATGATGAAATCTAAGTTTCAGGATGGACTATATTTCTGTGGTGAGATTTTAGACATACATGGATATACAGGTGGCTATAATATTACATCTGCATTAGTAACAGGAAGATTGGCTGGACTAAATGCAGCTGAAGAAGCTAAGTTTGCAAATGAATACTTATGA
- a CDS encoding MFS transporter translates to MPRSVWLLVIGMAVNVTGSSFLWPLNAIFINQHLGKTLTIAGVVLLLNQAASVAGNLIGGSLFDKLGGYRTIIVGTLFALLASIGLSFWHSWVPYILFLILIGFGSGMIFPAMYALAGSVWKEGGRRAFNAIYVATNLGVALGSALGGMVASFSFELIFIANASLFFVYFLIALIGYRSIEGTKGMSTSVLTHSGKVKSYTKLTALLVVCFGYMLIWIGYVQWQTTIAAYTQEIAISLKQYSLLWTINGALIVLGQPLLSKVVKHFRTLKQQIIVGIFIFIIAFSVASVADAYIGFMTAMVIMTIGEMLIWPAVPTIAQSLAPEGREGFYQGIVNSTATVGRMLGPLVGGLLADQYGMNMLFITLSVLFVLSIFTTLLYDRGLKRVEVPQAKVSA, encoded by the coding sequence ATGCCTCGTTCAGTATGGCTATTAGTCATTGGTATGGCTGTGAATGTGACAGGTTCATCATTTTTGTGGCCTCTTAATGCCATTTTTATAAATCAACATTTAGGGAAAACCTTAACGATTGCTGGGGTTGTGCTTTTACTCAACCAAGCTGCAAGTGTAGCCGGAAACTTAATTGGTGGATCTCTGTTTGACAAATTAGGTGGATACCGAACTATTATAGTTGGAACGCTATTTGCCTTACTGGCTTCCATAGGATTATCGTTCTGGCATAGCTGGGTACCCTACATTCTTTTCCTAATCTTAATCGGTTTCGGTTCTGGTATGATTTTTCCTGCGATGTACGCTTTAGCAGGATCTGTTTGGAAAGAAGGAGGACGTAGAGCATTTAATGCCATATACGTTGCTACCAACCTAGGAGTTGCCCTAGGATCTGCATTAGGTGGGATGGTCGCATCATTTAGTTTTGAATTAATTTTCATTGCTAATGCTTCATTATTCTTCGTTTACTTCTTGATTGCTCTAATTGGATACCGCTCTATTGAAGGAACAAAAGGTATGTCAACTTCAGTCCTGACTCACTCTGGGAAAGTGAAAAGTTATACGAAGCTAACAGCTCTGTTAGTTGTTTGTTTCGGTTATATGCTAATTTGGATTGGCTATGTTCAATGGCAGACAACGATTGCTGCTTATACTCAGGAAATTGCTATTAGTTTAAAGCAATACAGCTTATTATGGACTATTAACGGTGCATTGATTGTGTTAGGCCAACCACTATTATCGAAAGTGGTAAAGCATTTTAGAACGCTAAAACAACAAATTATTGTCGGTATTTTTATCTTCATTATTGCTTTCTCCGTTGCAAGTGTTGCGGATGCTTATATCGGCTTTATGACAGCTATGGTGATTATGACAATAGGAGAAATGTTAATATGGCCAGCTGTACCAACGATTGCCCAAAGCCTAGCACCAGAAGGAAGAGAAGGGTTTTACCAAGGTATAGTTAATAGCACAGCCACTGTTGGACGAATGTTAGGGCCTTTAGTTGGAGGTCTCCTTGCCGATCAATACGGAATGAACATGTTATTTATCACATTAAGCGTCCTGTTTGTACTAAGTATTTTTACTACTCTCTTATACGATCGAGGGCTAAAGCGTGTGGAAGTACCACAAGCAAAAGTCAGTGCTTAA
- a CDS encoding ABC transporter permease, producing MTYLTLSITLIFVLIPLFLSRTFKLGLEKDTLIATVRSIIQLLVIGYVLKFVFDSESFLYIFLMVVLMIVAATHNASRKGIAIKGITWKVAVTLIFVEILTQSILLGFGITPPETQYIISISGMVIGNSMVLSILFLNRFTSEVETHQDQIELILALGGTPKQAVHTRLIEAIKASMIPTIESQKTVGLVQLPGMMSGQIIAGADPVQAVQFQLLILFLLLTTAAVTSLSLGFLSYPTLFNQRMQLLKS from the coding sequence ATGACCTATTTAACCCTATCCATTACGTTAATTTTTGTATTGATTCCACTTTTTTTATCTAGAACCTTTAAGTTAGGTCTTGAAAAAGACACCCTAATCGCAACTGTTCGCTCTATCATTCAGCTTTTAGTAATTGGGTATGTACTTAAGTTTGTGTTTGATTCGGAAAGCTTCCTTTACATTTTCTTGATGGTTGTTTTAATGATTGTCGCTGCTACACACAATGCTAGTAGAAAAGGGATTGCTATAAAAGGGATTACATGGAAAGTAGCTGTTACACTGATTTTCGTGGAAATTTTAACTCAAAGTATTCTACTGGGCTTTGGAATTACTCCTCCAGAAACTCAGTACATAATTTCAATCAGTGGAATGGTCATCGGAAATTCCATGGTCCTCTCTATATTATTTTTGAATCGCTTTACTTCAGAGGTTGAAACGCATCAAGACCAAATTGAGCTCATTCTGGCACTAGGTGGAACGCCAAAGCAAGCAGTTCATACTCGACTCATTGAAGCAATCAAAGCAAGTATGATCCCAACCATTGAAAGTCAGAAAACAGTGGGTCTTGTCCAGCTTCCAGGCATGATGAGTGGACAAATTATTGCGGGAGCTGACCCTGTTCAAGCTGTACAATTTCAATTGTTGATTTTATTCCTACTCCTAACGACAGCGGCTGTGACAAGCCTGTCTCTCGGGTTTTTATCGTATCCGACGTTATTTAATCAGCGGATGCAACTGTTGAAGTCTTAA
- a CDS encoding sporulation protein Cse60, with amino-acid sequence MVQVKLFDCDHEKDLENAINYFLENLDSSDVIDIKYSVSAFPENTGDQIYCFTAMVVYHKS; translated from the coding sequence ATGGTTCAAGTAAAATTATTTGATTGCGACCACGAAAAGGATTTAGAAAATGCGATTAACTATTTTCTAGAGAATTTAGATAGCTCGGACGTCATTGATATTAAATACAGTGTGTCAGCATTTCCTGAAAATACGGGTGATCAAATCTATTGTTTCACAGCGATGGTTGTCTATCATAAATCATAA
- the leuS gene encoding leucine--tRNA ligase, translating to MSFSHQHIEEKWQSYWEKNKTFKTPDESSKKKFYALDMFPYPSGAGLHVGHPEGMTATDIVSRMKRMQGYNVLHPMGWDAFGLPAEQYALDTGNDPAEFTQKNIDTFRRQIKSLGFSYDWDREVNTTDPKYYKWTQWIFTKLYEKGLAYVDEVAVNWCPALGTVLANEEVIDGKSERGGHPVIRKPMRQWILKITEYADRLLEDLDELDWPESLKDMQRNWIGRSEGAQITFDVDHVGESFSVFTTRPDTLFGATYAVLAPEHPLVEKITTPEQKEKVEEYIKAIQSKSDLERTDLAKDKTGVFTGAYAVNPVNDEKMPIWIADYVLMSYGTGAIMAVPAHDERDYEFARKFELPIKEVVAGGDVSKEAYTGDGEHVNSDFLNGLGKEEAIKNMIAWLQEKGVGEGKVTYRLRDWLFSRQRYWGEPIPIIHWEDGTSTVVPEEELPLVLPKTTEIKPSGTGESPLANIEDWVNVVDEKTGKKGRRETNTMPQWAGSCWYYLRYIDPDNDEVIASEEKLKQWLPVDLYIGGAEHAVLHLLYARFWHKFLYDLGVVSTKEPFQKLFNQGMILGENNEKMSKSKGNVVNPDEIVTTHGADTLRLYEMFMGPLDASIAWSTTGLDGSRRFLDRVWRLYVNEDGKLNEKITDQATSSLEKVYHQTVKKVTEDFEILHFNTAISQMMVFINEAYKAEQLPIEYMKGFVKLLSPICPHIAEELWEKLGGTDTITYSEWPTYDEAKLVDDEVEVVVQINGKVKAKLMVPNDIDKAQLEEIAMKDDKVQSQLEGKTVRKVIAVPGKLVNIVAN from the coding sequence ATGAGTTTTAGCCATCAACACATTGAAGAAAAATGGCAAAGTTATTGGGAAAAAAATAAGACATTTAAAACACCGGATGAATCTAGTAAGAAGAAATTCTATGCGCTTGATATGTTTCCATATCCATCAGGAGCGGGTCTACATGTAGGTCACCCTGAAGGTATGACAGCTACGGATATTGTCTCTCGTATGAAACGCATGCAAGGATATAACGTCCTACATCCAATGGGGTGGGACGCATTTGGACTTCCTGCAGAGCAATATGCTTTGGACACTGGAAACGATCCAGCTGAATTCACTCAAAAAAATATCGATACTTTCCGTAGACAAATTAAGTCTCTAGGTTTTTCCTATGATTGGGACCGCGAAGTAAATACGACAGATCCAAAATACTATAAGTGGACGCAATGGATTTTTACAAAGCTATACGAAAAAGGTCTAGCTTACGTGGATGAAGTAGCTGTTAACTGGTGTCCTGCACTTGGAACTGTACTTGCCAACGAAGAAGTCATTGATGGAAAGAGTGAACGTGGAGGACATCCAGTCATTCGTAAGCCGATGAGGCAGTGGATCTTGAAGATTACCGAATACGCAGACCGTCTTCTTGAGGATCTAGATGAATTGGACTGGCCAGAAAGTCTTAAAGATATGCAGCGCAACTGGATTGGCCGTTCAGAAGGTGCTCAAATTACATTTGATGTAGACCATGTAGGAGAGAGCTTCTCTGTTTTTACAACGAGACCTGATACACTATTCGGCGCAACTTATGCAGTACTAGCTCCGGAACATCCTTTAGTTGAAAAGATTACAACTCCTGAGCAAAAAGAAAAGGTCGAAGAGTACATTAAAGCCATCCAAAGCAAGAGTGACCTTGAAAGAACAGACCTTGCAAAAGATAAAACAGGCGTATTTACTGGAGCTTATGCAGTTAACCCTGTAAACGATGAAAAAATGCCAATTTGGATTGCCGATTACGTTCTTATGAGCTATGGAACGGGTGCCATCATGGCGGTTCCAGCACATGATGAAAGAGACTATGAATTTGCTCGTAAGTTTGAACTTCCAATTAAAGAAGTCGTAGCAGGCGGAGATGTTTCAAAAGAAGCCTATACCGGTGATGGAGAACACGTAAACTCAGACTTCCTAAACGGACTTGGAAAAGAAGAAGCAATCAAGAACATGATTGCATGGCTTCAAGAAAAAGGAGTAGGGGAAGGTAAAGTAACTTACCGTCTAAGAGACTGGTTGTTCTCGAGACAACGTTACTGGGGTGAGCCAATCCCAATTATCCATTGGGAAGATGGGACATCAACAGTTGTACCTGAAGAAGAACTACCACTTGTTCTACCAAAAACGACAGAAATTAAACCATCTGGTACAGGTGAATCCCCACTTGCGAACATTGAAGATTGGGTAAATGTAGTCGATGAAAAGACAGGTAAAAAAGGTAGACGCGAAACGAACACAATGCCTCAATGGGCTGGAAGCTGTTGGTACTACCTTCGTTATATAGATCCAGATAACGATGAGGTCATTGCGAGTGAGGAAAAGCTAAAGCAATGGCTACCTGTTGACCTATATATCGGTGGTGCTGAGCACGCTGTACTTCACTTGCTCTATGCGAGATTCTGGCATAAATTCCTTTACGACCTAGGCGTTGTATCTACAAAAGAACCATTCCAAAAGCTATTTAACCAAGGGATGATTCTTGGCGAAAATAACGAGAAGATGAGTAAGTCTAAAGGGAATGTTGTAAACCCAGACGAAATCGTTACTACTCACGGAGCAGATACTCTAAGACTTTATGAAATGTTCATGGGGCCACTGGATGCGTCCATCGCTTGGTCAACTACTGGACTTGACGGTTCTAGAAGATTCTTGGATCGTGTTTGGAGATTGTATGTGAATGAAGATGGTAAGCTAAATGAGAAGATTACCGACCAGGCTACCTCTTCGCTTGAAAAGGTCTACCACCAAACCGTTAAAAAGGTAACAGAAGACTTTGAGATTCTTCATTTCAATACGGCTATCTCGCAAATGATGGTATTTATCAATGAAGCATACAAAGCAGAACAACTTCCAATCGAGTACATGAAAGGATTTGTGAAGCTCCTATCTCCTATTTGTCCTCACATTGCTGAAGAGCTATGGGAGAAGCTTGGTGGAACAGATACGATCACGTACTCAGAATGGCCAACTTATGATGAAGCGAAATTGGTTGATGATGAAGTTGAAGTCGTTGTTCAAATCAATGGGAAAGTAAAAGCAAAGCTAATGGTACCAAATGATATTGATAAAGCGCAGCTTGAAGAGATTGCGATGAAGGATGATAAGGTTCAGTCACAACTAGAAGGAAAAACAGTTCGAAAAGTAATTGCTGTACCTGGCAAGCTTGTGAATATCGTAGCTAACTAA
- a CDS encoding YtzC family protein, translating to MATRQSMDDFLQRCEDALRTAQEEYLAGQRQEHYHDQEYTQAMQGLEDTINELQIMAHSANAQQRDQLYRMRLQIEQLQNRMILLDH from the coding sequence ATGGCAACTCGACAATCAATGGATGACTTTCTTCAGCGCTGTGAAGACGCATTAAGAACGGCTCAAGAGGAATACTTAGCTGGTCAAAGACAAGAGCATTACCATGATCAAGAATATACTCAGGCGATGCAGGGGCTGGAAGATACCATCAATGAGCTTCAAATTATGGCACATAGTGCGAACGCTCAACAGCGGGATCAACTGTATCGTATGAGGCTTCAAATTGAACAACTTCAAAATAGAATGATCTTACTTGACCACTAG
- a CDS encoding phosphate ABC transporter ATP-binding protein → MSNRYKPAIHFNHIYYSVDGTEILKNVTGSFPEGKVTTLVGPSGGGKTTLLKLCNGLLSPNSGEIYIKDDPITDYPPVELRRLVGIALQSAPMINGTVFDNLALPMTLQGKKLKESVAKDLLEDVGLSTDYLHRKVKDLSGGQRQKVSIARTLVNKPKILLLDEITSSLDRTSVTEIEELIVKINKKYGTSMIWITHNLQQALNIGDYTWVLMDGEVIETGESSLLHNPTNERVKRFVKGESL, encoded by the coding sequence ATGAGTAACCGGTATAAACCAGCCATCCATTTTAATCATATATATTATTCCGTTGATGGAACGGAAATTTTAAAAAATGTTACAGGGTCTTTTCCTGAAGGTAAGGTGACAACTTTAGTTGGGCCGTCTGGGGGAGGTAAAACAACCCTTTTAAAGCTATGTAATGGTCTCCTCTCACCTAATTCAGGGGAAATATACATAAAGGATGACCCGATAACAGATTACCCACCTGTGGAATTAAGACGTCTTGTGGGAATTGCCCTTCAAAGTGCTCCTATGATAAATGGAACAGTTTTTGATAATTTAGCGTTGCCCATGACTCTACAAGGGAAAAAATTAAAAGAATCGGTGGCAAAAGATTTACTAGAGGATGTGGGGCTGTCAACGGACTACCTCCATCGGAAGGTAAAGGATTTATCTGGAGGGCAAAGACAAAAAGTTTCAATTGCTAGGACCTTAGTAAACAAACCAAAAATCTTATTGCTTGATGAAATTACATCGTCGCTTGATCGGACTTCCGTAACAGAGATTGAGGAACTCATCGTGAAGATCAATAAAAAATATGGAACAAGTATGATCTGGATCACCCATAACTTACAACAAGCACTAAATATCGGGGACTACACGTGGGTATTGATGGATGGAGAAGTGATTGAAACAGGGGAGAGTAGTTTATTACATAATCCAACAAACGAAAGAGTAAAACGGTTCGTAAAGGGGGAATCACTATGA
- a CDS encoding rhodanese-like domain-containing protein, which produces MENIREITPEEVEQQLKEGKKLNLIDVREDDEVAQGMIPQAKHIKMGEIPDNLDQLDKNEDYVIICRSGGRSGRVSEFLQEQGYKVQNMVGGMLEYIGETKPKE; this is translated from the coding sequence ATGGAAAATATTAGAGAAATTACCCCAGAAGAAGTAGAACAACAATTAAAAGAAGGCAAAAAGCTTAACCTTATTGATGTAAGAGAAGATGACGAAGTAGCTCAAGGTATGATTCCCCAAGCTAAACATATTAAAATGGGAGAAATCCCAGACAACCTAGATCAGCTTGATAAAAACGAAGATTATGTAATCATTTGCCGTTCTGGTGGAAGAAGTGGAAGAGTCAGTGAGTTTTTGCAAGAGCAAGGCTATAAGGTTCAAAACATGGTAGGCGGTATGCTTGAGTACATAGGCGAGACAAAGCCGAAGGAGTAA
- a CDS encoding LLM class flavin-dependent oxidoreductase: MTSIKLSILEQSPISEGQTATEALKETVELAKWADRTGFNRFWVSEHHDTASLAGSSPEVLISHIGSHTKNIRLGSGGIMLPHYSAYKVAENFKLLEALYPNRIDLGIGRAPGGMPRASYALADGRPRDVKRYPQQVDDLLMYLHDTIPDVHPYKGLIAGPMSDSIPPVWMLGSSPSSALVAAEKGLPYSFALFINGEGGESFLHKYRQHFQPSPYLKKPKTMVTVFVVCAETEERANYIAGSKDLAMLMAEQGMTSKGTPHPDKFLQYKMSPYEEKRVEFNRNRMVVGTPEKVKTELNRISREYETDELMLATITYDFKDKLKSFELIAREFGYNKGQH; encoded by the coding sequence AGGACAAACCGCCACTGAAGCTTTGAAAGAAACTGTAGAATTAGCAAAGTGGGCGGATCGCACCGGGTTCAATCGTTTTTGGGTGTCTGAACATCATGATACGGCATCACTAGCGGGATCTTCACCAGAGGTATTGATTTCTCATATTGGGAGTCACACAAAGAATATTCGGTTAGGTTCAGGGGGAATCATGCTCCCTCATTATAGTGCTTATAAAGTTGCTGAAAACTTTAAGCTGTTGGAAGCACTATATCCAAATCGGATTGATCTAGGAATTGGACGTGCCCCTGGTGGAATGCCGCGTGCATCCTATGCCCTTGCAGATGGAAGGCCAAGAGATGTAAAACGCTATCCTCAGCAAGTAGATGACCTACTCATGTATTTACACGATACAATCCCGGATGTCCATCCTTATAAAGGCTTAATAGCGGGACCAATGTCAGATTCTATTCCTCCAGTATGGATGCTTGGTTCAAGTCCATCCAGTGCTCTAGTGGCTGCTGAAAAAGGCCTTCCGTACTCCTTCGCTCTATTCATTAACGGAGAGGGAGGAGAAAGCTTTTTGCATAAGTATCGGCAGCATTTTCAGCCTTCACCATATTTGAAGAAACCCAAAACGATGGTTACTGTTTTTGTTGTTTGTGCGGAAACAGAAGAAAGAGCTAATTATATTGCAGGCAGTAAAGATTTAGCTATGCTTATGGCTGAGCAAGGAATGACTTCAAAGGGGACCCCTCATCCGGACAAATTTTTACAATATAAAATGAGTCCTTATGAAGAAAAACGAGTGGAATTTAATCGAAATCGAATGGTTGTTGGGACGCCAGAAAAGGTCAAGACGGAGTTAAACAGAATTTCAAGAGAATATGAAACAGATGAACTTATGCTAGCAACCATCACTTATGACTTTAAAGATAAACTTAAATCTTTTGAGTTAATTGCACGTGAATTTGGATATAACAAAGGTCAGCATTGA
- a CDS encoding TIGR01212 family radical SAM protein (This family includes YhcC from E. coli K-12, an uncharacterized radical SAM protein.) has translation MSQNPFPFTNDNKRYHTWNYHLRKHFGHKVFKISLDGGFDCPNRDGTVAHGGCTFCSAAGSGDFAGNRAEDLETQFHNIKERMHDKWKAGKYIAYFQAFTNTHAPVEVLREKYETVLKQEGVVGLSIATRPDCLPDDVVEYLAELNKRTYLWVELGLQTVHQKTADLINRAHDFQCYVEGVNKLRKHGIRVCSHIINGLPQETPEMMMETAKEVAKLDVQGIKIHLLHLLKGTPMVKQYEKGMLEFLSFEEYIKLACDQLEILPPEMIIHRITGDGPIDLMIGPMWSVNKWGVLNEIDRELERRDSWQGKFYTPTVKEELV, from the coding sequence TTGTCACAAAATCCATTTCCTTTTACAAATGACAATAAAAGATATCATACATGGAATTATCATTTACGAAAACACTTTGGACATAAAGTATTTAAAATCTCATTAGATGGCGGATTTGACTGCCCGAACCGAGACGGAACTGTTGCTCACGGAGGTTGTACATTTTGTAGTGCAGCCGGATCTGGTGACTTTGCAGGTAACCGGGCGGAGGATTTAGAAACCCAATTTCACAATATCAAAGAAAGAATGCATGACAAATGGAAGGCTGGAAAATATATTGCTTATTTCCAAGCCTTTACAAACACTCATGCCCCTGTAGAAGTACTAAGAGAAAAATATGAAACCGTTTTGAAACAGGAAGGTGTAGTGGGATTGTCGATTGCCACTAGACCTGATTGTCTTCCGGATGATGTTGTAGAGTATTTAGCCGAATTGAATAAAAGGACCTACCTCTGGGTAGAGCTTGGTTTACAAACCGTTCATCAAAAAACGGCAGACCTAATTAACCGCGCCCATGATTTTCAATGCTATGTAGAAGGAGTAAATAAGCTTCGTAAGCATGGGATTCGTGTCTGCTCCCATATTATTAACGGACTTCCCCAAGAAACTCCTGAAATGATGATGGAAACAGCAAAGGAAGTAGCAAAGCTTGATGTTCAAGGGATTAAAATTCATCTTTTACACCTTTTAAAAGGAACTCCGATGGTAAAGCAATATGAAAAAGGAATGCTAGAATTTTTATCATTTGAAGAGTACATCAAACTTGCATGTGATCAGCTTGAAATTTTACCTCCAGAAATGATCATTCATCGGATTACTGGTGATGGCCCCATTGATTTAATGATTGGACCGATGTGGAGTGTGAATAAATGGGGGGTACTAAACGAAATCGATCGTGAATTAGAACGACGGGATAGTTGGCAAGGTAAGTTTTACACTCCTACCGTTAAGGAGGAACTGGTATGA